In Toxotes jaculatrix isolate fToxJac2 chromosome 11, fToxJac2.pri, whole genome shotgun sequence, a single genomic region encodes these proteins:
- the LOC121190112 gene encoding carbohydrate sulfotransferase 15-like, with protein MSLSDCKYENNTQRDHSCSLHGLPMPESYEQRPVRTFFHFRPSNAPENLDVKWVPLLPLANLRSISKVRLVSFLLGLTMTFLVMASYILSWDKKSLLFTPAPYQLRPVVVSTSTAAAEVSSEKNLMDMKLLAKIIGSKLEYTPRKVPDEKDVVETDSHLFSVIPRHFLPSIKSPCWYEEFSGELNTDPYKRNLFTLRSKSFKTVCDHLRTDFHQHLYHRDGKQFRLRCLPYFYIIGQPKCGTTDLFHRLLLHPEVKFNTMKEPHWWTRKRFGYIRFKDGFQESFPVEDYLDLFDLAAHNIQARISGNSSGDHSQLQLITGEASASTMWDNQAWSYLHDGREDTGPPFLAQDFIHAIQPSAKIIIMLRDPVERLYSDYLYFKMANKSAEDFHVKVVESVQLFQSCLSESSLRSCAYNTSLSNAMPVRLNLGMYIVFLLDWLTVFHREQILVLRLEDYAANLKVTIKKVFDFLSLGPLSEKVEAALTKRPMSNTRRVADRNLGPMLPATRNLLREFHQPFNCKLASMLDNKAFLWSNT; from the exons ATGTCACTATCAGACTGCAAATATGAGAACAACACCCAAAGGGACCACAGTTGCAGCCTCCATGGCCTGCCGATGCCTGAGAGCTATGAGCAAAGGCCTGTCAGGACGTTTTTTCATTTCAGGCCCTCAAATGCCCCTGAAAATCTGGATGTCAAGTGGGTTCCCCTGTTGCCGCTGGCTAACCTGCGGAGCATCTCCAAAGTCAGACTGGTCAGTTTCCTCCTGGGGTTGACAATGACGTTTCTCGTCATGGCTTCTTACATCCTGTCGTGGGACAAGAAAAGTCTTTTGTTCACCCCCGCACCCTATCAGCTCAGACCTGTGGTCGTCTCAacaagcacagcagcagctgaagtttcctcagaaaagaatttaatggacaTGAAACTGCTGGCGAAGATCATTGGCTCCAAACTGGAATACACACCCAGGAAGGTGCCTGACGAAAAGGACGTCGTTGAAACTGACTCCCAT TTGTTTTCTGTAATTCCTCGCCATTTCCTGCCCAGCATCAAGAGCCCTTGCTGGTATGAGGAGTTCTCCGGTGAACTCAACACTGATCCGTACAAGAGGAACCTCTTTACTCTGCGCTCAAAGAGCTTCAAGACTGTGTGTGACCACCTGAGGACCGACTTCCACCAGCATTTATACCACAGAGATGGCAAGCAGTTTCGCCTGCGCTGCTTGCCGTACTTCTACATTATCGGCCAACCAAAGTGTGGCACAACAGACTTGTTTCACAGATTGCTGCTGCACCCAGAGGTCAAGTTCAACACCATGAAGGAGCCACACTGGTGGACCAGGAAACGCTTTG GTTATATCCGTTTCAAAGATGGCTTCCAGGAAAGTTTTCCTGTTGAAGACTACCTGGATCTGTTTGACTTGGCAGCCCACAACATCCAAGCAAGAATCAGTGGAAATTCATCTGGAGACCACAGCCAACTCCAGCTCATTACAG GTGAAGCCAGTGCATCCACTATGTGGGACAACCAAGCCTGGAGCTACCTCCACGATGGCAGGGAGGATACAGGGCCCCCGTTCCTGGCCCAGGATTTCATCCATGCCATCCAGCCTAGTGCaaaaatcatcatcatgctTAGAGATCCAGTAGAGAG GCTTTACTCTGACTACCTGTATTTTAAGATGGCCAACAAGTCAGCAGAGGACTTCCATGTGAAGGTCGTAGAGTCTGTGCAGCTGTTTCAGTCTTGCCTGTCTGAGAGTTCACTTCGTTCTTGCGCCTACAACACCAGCCTCTCCAACGCCATGCCG GTGAGGCTAAATTTGGGGATGTACATCGTCTTCTTACTGGACTGGCTGACAGTTTTCCATAGGGAGCAGATTCTAGTTCTGCGACTAGAAGACTATGCAGCCAACctcaaagtgacaataaagaaaGTCTTTGATTTTCTGAGTCTAG GCCCTCTGTCGGAGAAGGTGGAGGCAGCACTGACCAAACGGCCCATGTCTAACACCCGGCGGGTGGCAGACAGGAACCTGGGTCCTATGCTTCCAGCCACCAGAAACCTCCTCAGGGAATTTCACCAGCCCTTCAACTGTAAACTTGCCAGTATGCTGGACAACAAGGCCTTTCTCTGGAGCAACACCTGA